The Gloeomargarita sp. SKYB120 genome has a window encoding:
- the murA gene encoding UDP-N-acetylglucosamine 1-carboxyvinyltransferase, which produces MHLQVQETTAANAVLRIRGGLPLAGEVTISGAKNSALALMAGALLCSQDCRIRNVPDLVDVHRMGQVLTALGVKVHYHRGVLDLDVRHLHRSLAPYEIVSQLRASFFVIGPLLARLGVARVPMPGGCAIGARPVELHVRGLQALGATVQIEHGMVQAYARKLRGAHIYLDYPSVGATETLMMAATLAEGETVIENAAQEPEVVDLANFCRSMGAKIRGAGTKTITVVGVPRLHSTEYTIIPDRIEAGTFMVAAAITRSELWISPVIPEHLTPVTAKLTEVGFSVTFEPPNAIRVRPGQGPYRGTDIETLPFPGFPTDMQAQFMALLTLSEGTSVVTETVFENRLRHVAELQRMGANIRVKGNHALIQGVPFLSGAPVTATDLRASAALVLAGLAAQGETVISGLHHLDRGYERLEEKLRALGADIRRVTT; this is translated from the coding sequence ATGCATCTACAAGTGCAAGAGACGACGGCGGCGAATGCGGTCTTGCGGATTCGTGGGGGGTTGCCGCTAGCGGGAGAAGTAACTATTAGTGGGGCAAAAAATTCGGCACTGGCCTTGATGGCGGGAGCGCTGTTGTGTTCGCAGGATTGCCGGATTCGCAATGTGCCAGATTTAGTGGATGTGCATCGCATGGGTCAAGTCCTGACGGCGCTGGGGGTGAAAGTTCATTACCATCGCGGCGTTTTAGATTTGGACGTACGGCACCTGCACCGTTCGTTAGCCCCCTACGAAATTGTGAGTCAACTGCGGGCCAGTTTTTTTGTAATTGGGCCGTTGCTAGCGCGGTTGGGAGTGGCGCGGGTTCCCATGCCGGGGGGATGTGCGATTGGGGCGCGACCGGTGGAATTGCACGTGCGGGGGTTGCAGGCGCTAGGTGCAACAGTCCAGATTGAACATGGGATGGTGCAGGCCTACGCGCGCAAATTACGAGGTGCCCATATCTACCTGGATTACCCCAGCGTGGGGGCCACAGAAACCCTGATGATGGCGGCGACGCTGGCGGAAGGCGAAACAGTGATTGAAAATGCGGCGCAGGAACCAGAAGTGGTGGATTTGGCCAACTTCTGTCGCAGCATGGGGGCTAAAATTCGGGGTGCTGGGACCAAAACCATCACGGTTGTCGGCGTGCCGCGATTGCACAGCACGGAGTACACCATCATTCCGGACCGGATTGAGGCCGGAACGTTTATGGTGGCGGCGGCGATTACTCGCTCTGAGTTGTGGATCAGTCCGGTCATTCCCGAGCATCTCACGCCAGTGACCGCCAAGTTAACAGAAGTTGGGTTTTCGGTGACGTTTGAACCCCCCAATGCGATACGGGTACGACCGGGTCAGGGGCCCTACCGGGGAACGGACATTGAAACGCTGCCGTTTCCAGGCTTTCCCACCGATATGCAGGCGCAATTCATGGCCTTATTGACCCTGAGCGAGGGCACCAGCGTGGTCACAGAAACGGTGTTTGAGAACCGGCTGCGGCACGTAGCAGAACTGCAACGCATGGGAGCCAATATCCGTGTCAAGGGCAATCATGCTTTGATTCAAGGGGTGCCATTTCTATCGGGAGCGCCGGTAACAGCAACGGACTTGCGGGCTTCGGCGGCGTTGGTGTTGGCTGGGTTAGCAGCCCAAGGCGAGACCGTGATTAGTGGGTTGCATCATCTGGACCGGGGTTACGAGCGGTTGGAGGAAAAATTGCGGGCACTTGGGGCGGACATCCGACGGGTGACGACTTGA
- the ndhD1 gene encoding photosynthetic/respiratory NAD(P)H-quinone oxidoreductase subunit D1, whose translation MTSSFPWLTTIILLPIVAALAIPFLPDKEGRTVRWYALVVGLVDFALISYSFWQGYDLNSPDLQLVERYPWLPQIGLNWSVGVDGLSMPLVLLTGFITTLAILAAWPVTLKPRLFYFLMLAMYGGQIAVFAVQDMLLFFLVWELELIPVYLLLAIWGGYKRQYAANKFIVYTAGGSLFILVAGLAMAFYGDPISFDMRELALKSYPLALQIWCYVAFLIAYAVKLPIFPLHTWLPDAHGEATAPVHMLLAGILLKMGGYALIRMNMGMLPDAHALFAPILAILGVVNIIYAALTSFAQRNLKRKIAYSSISHMGFVLIGIASYTTTGLSGAVLQMISHGLIGASLFFLVGATYDRTHTLILEEMGGVGQKMPKIFAMFTACSLASLALPGMSGFVAELMVFIGFATSDAYSVPFKVLVLLLAAVGVILTPIYLLSMLRQIFYGPENEELVSHEKLIDAEPREVFIIASLLVPVIGIGLYPRLVTSMYDATTTQVTALVRQAMPKLQAPVGILTIPARQPTP comes from the coding sequence ATGACGAGCAGTTTTCCCTGGTTGACGACCATTATTCTCCTGCCGATTGTGGCGGCGTTGGCGATTCCATTTCTGCCGGATAAAGAAGGCCGGACGGTACGCTGGTATGCCCTGGTGGTGGGGCTAGTGGATTTTGCGTTGATCAGCTACAGCTTTTGGCAAGGCTACGACTTAAATTCGCCGGATTTGCAACTGGTGGAGCGCTATCCCTGGTTGCCCCAGATTGGCCTGAATTGGTCGGTGGGGGTGGATGGTTTGTCCATGCCGCTGGTGCTGCTGACTGGCTTTATCACGACGCTGGCCATCCTGGCGGCCTGGCCGGTGACCCTGAAACCCCGCTTGTTTTACTTCCTGATGCTGGCGATGTACGGGGGACAGATTGCGGTGTTCGCCGTGCAGGACATGTTGTTGTTTTTCCTGGTGTGGGAGTTGGAGTTGATCCCCGTTTATTTACTGCTGGCAATCTGGGGTGGCTACAAGCGACAGTACGCAGCTAACAAATTTATCGTGTACACGGCGGGGGGGTCGCTGTTTATTTTGGTGGCGGGCCTGGCGATGGCTTTTTACGGCGATCCCATCAGCTTTGACATGCGGGAGTTGGCGCTGAAGTCCTACCCGCTGGCGTTGCAGATTTGGTGCTACGTGGCGTTTTTGATTGCTTATGCGGTGAAGTTGCCCATTTTCCCGCTCCACACTTGGTTGCCTGATGCCCATGGGGAAGCGACGGCGCCGGTACACATGTTGCTGGCGGGGATTTTGTTGAAGATGGGCGGCTATGCCCTGATCCGCATGAATATGGGGATGCTGCCGGACGCCCATGCCCTGTTTGCACCCATCCTGGCGATTTTGGGCGTGGTGAATATCATCTATGCCGCGTTGACGTCCTTTGCCCAGCGTAACTTGAAGCGCAAAATTGCTTATTCTTCGATTTCCCACATGGGATTTGTGTTGATTGGGATTGCGTCCTATACGACGACGGGGTTGAGCGGGGCGGTGTTGCAGATGATTTCCCACGGCTTAATCGGGGCGAGTTTGTTCTTTCTGGTAGGCGCCACCTACGACCGCACGCACACCCTGATCTTGGAGGAAATGGGCGGGGTGGGACAAAAGATGCCGAAAATTTTTGCCATGTTTACCGCCTGTTCCCTAGCGTCGTTGGCCCTGCCAGGGATGAGCGGGTTTGTGGCGGAATTGATGGTATTTATCGGTTTTGCGACGAGTGATGCCTACAGTGTGCCGTTCAAGGTGCTGGTGCTGCTGCTGGCGGCGGTCGGTGTGATTTTGACGCCGATTTATCTGCTCTCAATGCTGCGACAAATTTTCTACGGGCCGGAGAACGAGGAGCTGGTATCTCACGAAAAGCTTATAGATGCGGAACCGCGCGAGGTGTTCATTATTGCGTCGCTCCTGGTGCCGGTGATTGGGATTGGTCTATACCCCCGTTTGGTCACGAGTATGTACGATGCGACGACCACCCAGGTGACAGCGCTCGTGCGACAAGCCATGCCTAAGCTGCAAGCACCTGTTGGTATATTGACCATACCCGCGCGGCAACCAACCCCTTGA
- a CDS encoding NAD(P)H-quinone oxidoreductase subunit 5, producing MEELLYQYAWLIPVLPLLGATVVGTGLITFGEWTSRLKRVNAALVLTLMGIALGHSLALLWSQAQGHPPYYWSFTWAVAGPFHLDMGMVIDRLSSLMLVIVTTVALLVMLYSDGYMAHDKGYSRFFAYLSLFGASMLGLVISPNLVQIYVFWELVGMCSYLLIGFWYERIAAREAAQKAFIVNRVGDFGLLLGILGFYWTTGEIEFERLAERVGDLLTTGALPLWAATGLGILVFLGPVAKSAQAPLHVWLPDAMEGPTPISALIHAATMVAAGVFLLARMMPVYEHLPGTLQVVAWTGAFTAFLGATIALVQTDIKKGLAYSTISQLGYMVMAMGVAAPAAGMFHLMTHAYFKAMLFLGSGSVIHAMEAVVGHDPDKAQDMRNMGGLRKYMPITAATFLIGTLAICGIPPFAGFWSKDEILHVVFAANPGLWLVGWLTAGMTAFYMFRIYLLTFGGEFRGLAFGPGAMQVEELAHMETHGHAAEPHESPWTMTLPLVLLAIPSVAVGWVGLPFANYFEYFLEEPASVLTVGADWAHFDWGEFLVMAGSSVGVGLIGITLAFVVYGGKYTGVEPLAERLPKLYEFLVNKWYWDDLYEQYFALPLRRLARQALETDYRIIDGLVNLTGLVTLVTGEVLKYVNNGRVQTYALVILLAVLGLVLVSGWFS from the coding sequence ATGGAAGAGTTGCTTTATCAGTACGCTTGGCTCATTCCGGTGCTGCCTTTGCTAGGGGCGACGGTCGTCGGAACGGGATTGATTACCTTTGGCGAGTGGACAAGCCGACTCAAGCGGGTGAATGCGGCGTTGGTGCTCACACTCATGGGTATCGCGCTCGGCCACTCCCTGGCGCTGCTCTGGAGTCAAGCGCAAGGACACCCACCCTACTACTGGAGTTTCACTTGGGCGGTCGCGGGGCCGTTTCACCTGGACATGGGCATGGTGATTGACCGGCTAAGTAGTCTGATGCTGGTCATTGTCACTACAGTGGCCCTGCTGGTGATGCTCTACAGCGACGGCTACATGGCCCATGACAAAGGGTATTCGCGCTTTTTTGCCTACCTGAGTTTGTTCGGCGCGTCCATGCTGGGGTTGGTGATCAGCCCGAACCTGGTGCAGATTTATGTGTTCTGGGAACTGGTGGGGATGTGCTCCTACCTGCTGATTGGGTTCTGGTATGAGCGGATTGCCGCCCGCGAAGCTGCCCAGAAAGCGTTTATTGTCAACCGCGTGGGGGACTTTGGCCTGCTGCTGGGGATTCTGGGGTTTTACTGGACCACGGGGGAAATTGAGTTTGAGCGGCTGGCGGAACGGGTTGGGGATTTGTTGACCACAGGCGCCTTGCCGTTGTGGGCGGCGACCGGACTGGGGATTCTGGTGTTTTTAGGGCCAGTGGCCAAATCGGCGCAAGCGCCGCTGCATGTGTGGTTGCCAGATGCCATGGAAGGCCCCACGCCGATTTCTGCCCTGATTCATGCGGCGACGATGGTGGCGGCGGGGGTGTTTTTACTGGCGCGGATGATGCCGGTGTACGAACACTTGCCAGGAACGTTACAAGTAGTGGCCTGGACAGGAGCGTTTACGGCGTTTTTGGGAGCGACGATTGCCCTGGTGCAAACCGACATCAAAAAAGGATTGGCCTATTCCACCATCTCCCAGTTGGGCTACATGGTGATGGCGATGGGCGTGGCAGCGCCGGCGGCGGGCATGTTTCACCTGATGACCCATGCGTATTTCAAGGCGATGTTGTTTTTGGGGTCAGGGTCGGTGATCCACGCGATGGAGGCGGTGGTGGGTCATGACCCGGACAAAGCACAAGATATGCGCAACATGGGGGGTCTGCGGAAATACATGCCCATTACCGCTGCGACGTTTTTGATTGGGACGCTGGCCATCTGTGGCATTCCGCCGTTTGCTGGTTTCTGGTCGAAGGATGAAATCCTACACGTGGTGTTTGCGGCCAATCCTGGGCTGTGGTTGGTGGGTTGGCTGACCGCAGGAATGACCGCGTTTTACATGTTTCGGATTTACCTGTTGACGTTTGGCGGTGAATTTCGCGGGTTAGCGTTCGGGCCAGGTGCCATGCAGGTGGAGGAGTTAGCCCACATGGAAACCCATGGTCATGCCGCCGAACCCCATGAATCACCCTGGACCATGACCTTGCCCCTGGTGTTACTCGCCATTCCGTCGGTGGCGGTGGGTTGGGTGGGACTGCCATTTGCCAACTACTTTGAGTATTTTCTCGAGGAACCGGCGTCAGTTTTAACTGTTGGGGCAGACTGGGCGCATTTTGACTGGGGTGAATTTTTGGTCATGGCTGGGTCGTCGGTGGGTGTGGGTTTGATCGGCATCACCCTGGCGTTTGTTGTTTACGGAGGGAAATACACGGGTGTGGAACCCCTAGCGGAGCGATTGCCCAAGTTGTACGAGTTTTTGGTGAACAAATGGTACTGGGATGACCTGTACGAGCAGTACTTTGCTCTGCCCTTGCGCCGGTTGGCCCGCCAAGCCCTGGAGACGGACTATCGCATTATTGATGGCCTAGTGAATTTGACAGGGCTAGTGACGCTAGTGACGGGGGAAGTCTTGAAGTACGTGAACAATGGGCGGGTACAGACCTATGCGCTGGTGATCCTGCTGGCGGTGCTGGGGTTGGTGCTGGTGTCGGGCTGGTTTTCCTAG
- a CDS encoding cobyric acid synthase, producing the protein MPALMVVGCTSNAGKSLLVTALCGWLAQQGYRVAPFKGQNMALNAYVTADGGEMGYAQAVQAWAAGIEPTTAMNPILLKPQGDRTSQVIIRGRVAGVTQAQDYYRDYFERGWRAITEALAELQSQYDYIVCEGAGSPAEINLKHRDLTNMRVAQYLQAKTILVGDINPGGVFAHIVGTLALLEPEERALIKGLVINKFRGQLSLLQPGLAWLEQKTGIPVLGVIPWLETHLPAEDSLSLLSPRKTSSELTIAVIQLPKISNFTDFDPLLFEPTVQVKYVKSEQDFGDPDAVILPGSKTTIADLQWLHQTGLAQKLIAYHQQGGWMLGVCGGMQMLGKTVQDPLGLEGKDVQAEGLNLLPIATVIAPHKITRQREVLSQYPVPGLTVKGYEIHQGSTHIAGHVQPLFTDPALGYVDTTGRVWGTYLHGIFENGAWRRTWLNQLRTRKGLPPLTTQVPDFSQQRQHLLQTLTETVAAYIPWAQLLKDSG; encoded by the coding sequence ATGCCCGCGTTGATGGTCGTCGGTTGCACGTCCAATGCCGGAAAGTCGTTGCTGGTAACAGCGTTGTGCGGGTGGCTGGCGCAGCAGGGGTACCGGGTGGCTCCCTTCAAAGGACAAAACATGGCGCTGAATGCCTACGTAACAGCCGACGGGGGCGAAATGGGCTACGCCCAAGCAGTACAGGCCTGGGCTGCTGGCATCGAACCCACGACCGCCATGAACCCCATCCTGCTCAAGCCCCAGGGCGACCGGACATCCCAGGTGATCATCCGAGGACGGGTGGCCGGGGTAACCCAAGCGCAAGATTATTACCGCGATTATTTTGAGCGGGGATGGCGGGCAATTACCGAAGCGCTGGCGGAATTGCAAAGCCAGTATGACTACATCGTGTGCGAAGGGGCGGGGTCGCCAGCGGAAATCAACTTAAAGCATCGTGATTTGACCAATATGCGGGTGGCCCAATACCTGCAAGCCAAAACCATTTTGGTGGGCGATATTAACCCCGGCGGCGTATTTGCCCACATCGTAGGAACCCTGGCGCTGCTGGAACCAGAAGAACGGGCGTTGATCAAAGGGTTGGTGATTAATAAATTCCGGGGGCAATTGTCGCTATTGCAACCAGGGCTGGCATGGTTAGAGCAAAAAACAGGAATTCCGGTGCTGGGGGTGATTCCTTGGTTAGAAACGCATTTACCGGCGGAAGACTCTTTGAGTTTGTTATCGCCCCGTAAAACCAGCTCCGAACTAACCATTGCTGTGATTCAACTTCCGAAAATTAGTAACTTTACTGACTTTGACCCACTCCTATTTGAGCCAACGGTGCAAGTGAAGTACGTCAAAAGTGAACAAGATTTCGGTGATCCCGATGCAGTTATCCTGCCGGGGAGTAAAACGACGATTGCCGATTTACAGTGGTTGCATCAAACGGGCCTAGCGCAAAAGCTCATCGCCTATCACCAGCAAGGGGGATGGATGCTGGGCGTTTGCGGCGGGATGCAAATGCTGGGGAAAACGGTACAAGACCCCCTAGGACTTGAGGGGAAAGACGTGCAGGCCGAGGGATTGAATCTCCTACCGATTGCGACTGTGATCGCTCCCCACAAAATCACGCGCCAGCGGGAGGTGTTGTCCCAGTACCCCGTGCCAGGTTTAACCGTCAAAGGTTACGAGATTCACCAGGGTTCCACTCACATCGCCGGCCACGTCCAACCCTTGTTCACCGACCCAGCGCTCGGTTATGTGGATACGACAGGCCGGGTGTGGGGGACTTACCTGCATGGGATTTTTGAGAATGGAGCCTGGCGGCGTACCTGGCTGAACCAACTCCGTACTCGGAAGGGATTGCCACCGTTAACAACGCAGGTGCCTGACTTTTCTCAACAACGCCAACATCTGCTGCAGACCCTGACCGAAACCGTGGCGGCGTACATTCCCTGGGCGCAATTGTTAAAGGATTCTGGATGA